A DNA window from Candidatus Protochlamydia naegleriophila contains the following coding sequences:
- a CDS encoding single-stranded DNA-binding protein, which translates to MFIVNIAGRLGKDPETRFTPSGQKVTSFNIATTQRKGKEDITIWIRVTVWGDRFDKIMSYLKKGSAAIVVGKMNPPSSYTDKEGRTQISLEMTADMIEFSPFGNPDRAAEQSGQQGGYSSQEQGSYDNNQYSQQNSYNKPQQQNYGSYTNAGQGQHTTIDDDALPF; encoded by the coding sequence ATGTTTATTGTAAATATTGCCGGTCGTTTAGGCAAAGATCCAGAAACGCGCTTTACCCCAAGCGGGCAAAAAGTGACATCCTTTAATATTGCCACGACTCAACGCAAGGGTAAAGAAGACATTACGATTTGGATACGCGTCACTGTTTGGGGTGATCGTTTCGATAAAATCATGTCCTATTTAAAGAAGGGAAGTGCAGCGATCGTGGTTGGTAAAATGAATCCGCCATCTAGCTACACAGATAAAGAAGGGCGCACGCAAATTAGCTTAGAAATGACTGCCGATATGATAGAGTTCAGTCCTTTTGGCAATCCTGATCGTGCAGCCGAGCAGTCTGGACAGCAAGGGGGCTATAGCTCTCAAGAGCAAGGTAGCTATGATAATAACCAATATTCGCAGCAGAATTCTTACAATAAGCCGCAACAGCAAAATTATGGGTCTTACACGAATGCAGGACAGGGTCAGCATACGACAATTGATGATGACGCCCTTCCCTTTTAA
- a CDS encoding leucyl aminopeptidase, whose amino-acid sequence MELVHLTQFEKRKKADLLVLPFWKGASRPEEATTYKLQIPLLTAVLKMGDFQGKEGEVLFLYAEGQAESRIALLGLGPKDKMTLESLRKSYGALSKACLAKKFKTLNVAVPLSDRLTDQERMAGVAEGLLLPNYVYDRLKSPNPEDADEAILLQKVTFISDDKNALEHAEEVAAICDGVDYARDLINGNADEVTPQYLAQCAHGLAKEHKQIKTTVFDKKRIEKEEMGLLLAVNRGSALEPAFIIMEYKGNPKSSDHTVIIGKGITYDTGGLNIKPTGGMETMKCDMSGAAACFGTLLAVCNLGLKVNLTAVIPATENSVDANSFKPGDVYRSYLGKTVEMMNSDAEGRLVLADALAYACQKLKPTRIIDLATLTGAIEISLGSEASGIMSTDDGLANALMEAGEQTFERLWRMPLYDEYKERLKSDIADFKSWNGRSASSCVAATFLKFFVEDTIPWAHLDIAGTAYVTEPKKYMPKYASGVGVRLLVEFLKRLPVSKRS is encoded by the coding sequence ATGGAACTCGTACATTTAACGCAGTTTGAAAAAAGAAAAAAAGCCGACCTCTTAGTTCTGCCTTTTTGGAAAGGAGCTTCCCGTCCTGAAGAGGCAACGACTTACAAGCTTCAAATTCCTCTATTAACCGCCGTTTTAAAAATGGGCGATTTTCAAGGGAAAGAAGGGGAAGTCTTATTCTTGTACGCTGAAGGACAGGCTGAGAGCCGCATAGCTTTGCTGGGGTTAGGGCCAAAAGACAAAATGACCCTCGAATCCCTTAGAAAGAGCTATGGGGCCCTGTCGAAGGCTTGTTTAGCGAAAAAATTCAAAACGTTGAATGTCGCTGTTCCTTTGAGCGATCGTTTGACGGACCAAGAAAGAATGGCAGGTGTTGCAGAAGGGCTTTTGCTTCCCAATTACGTGTATGATCGCCTGAAGAGCCCTAATCCTGAAGATGCAGACGAGGCTATTCTGCTGCAGAAAGTAACGTTTATCAGCGATGATAAAAATGCTTTAGAGCATGCCGAAGAGGTGGCAGCCATTTGCGATGGCGTGGATTATGCACGCGATTTGATCAATGGCAATGCTGACGAAGTAACTCCTCAGTATTTGGCGCAATGCGCTCATGGACTTGCAAAAGAGCATAAGCAGATCAAGACGACCGTTTTTGATAAAAAGCGGATCGAAAAAGAGGAGATGGGACTTCTTCTGGCAGTCAATCGCGGCTCAGCGCTCGAACCTGCCTTCATCATCATGGAGTACAAGGGAAACCCCAAATCTTCTGATCATACGGTCATCATTGGCAAAGGAATTACCTATGATACGGGTGGATTGAATATTAAGCCAACGGGCGGCATGGAAACAATGAAGTGCGATATGTCTGGGGCAGCGGCTTGTTTTGGCACCTTGCTGGCAGTCTGCAATTTAGGCCTCAAAGTCAATCTAACGGCCGTGATTCCTGCGACTGAAAATAGCGTTGATGCCAACAGCTTTAAGCCTGGCGATGTATATCGCAGCTATTTGGGTAAGACGGTAGAAATGATGAATTCCGATGCTGAAGGGCGTTTGGTTTTAGCAGATGCATTGGCCTATGCGTGTCAAAAGCTTAAACCGACTCGCATCATCGATTTGGCGACTTTAACAGGGGCAATCGAGATTTCACTTGGTTCAGAAGCTTCAGGGATCATGAGTACAGATGATGGGCTGGCTAATGCCTTGATGGAAGCTGGTGAGCAGACTTTTGAACGTTTATGGCGCATGCCGCTTTATGATGAATATAAAGAACGGTTGAAGTCTGACATTGCCGATTTTAAGAGCTGGAATGGGCGCTCAGCGAGCTCCTGTGTTGCGGCAACCTTTTTGAAATTTTTTGTTGAAGATACCATTCCTTGGGCACATTTGGATATTGCTGGAACGGCCTATGTGACTGAACCTAAGAAGTATATGCCTAAATATGCGTCAGGGGTTGGTGTTCGTTTGCTCGTAGAATTTTTAAAGCGCTTACCGGTTTCTAAAAGGTCTTAA
- the asd gene encoding aspartate-semialdehyde dehydrogenase: MMSGDFFFRNKIRVAILGATGCVGQKFVQLLDKHPWFEITALCASERSVGKRYKDAVNWLLQTPLPASIAEMEVLPCSPALDCQLVFSGLDSSVAGSIETEFAQAGYLVVSNSRNHRMDPAVPLVIGEVNADHLNLANAQSHGKGKIVTNPNCSVIGLVLALKPLMDQFGLEAVQVVTMQAISGAGYPGIASLDIFDNVIPYIDGEEDKLETEPLKILGRFQEQAIIPADFKISAQCNRVAVTDGHMACVSVKLKQKASQEALIQAWCQFNGEPQQLQLPSAPFQPIHYFDHPSYPQTRLHRSLDKEMAVSIGRLRPCPLLDYKFVVLSHNTMRGAAGSALLNAELLLKKGWIYWAT, from the coding sequence ATGATGAGCGGTGATTTCTTTTTTCGTAATAAGATTCGCGTAGCCATTTTAGGTGCGACGGGATGTGTGGGTCAAAAGTTTGTTCAACTTCTCGATAAGCACCCCTGGTTTGAAATCACAGCTCTTTGCGCTTCTGAGCGATCGGTTGGCAAGCGCTACAAGGACGCGGTCAATTGGCTTTTGCAAACGCCGCTGCCAGCCTCCATTGCAGAGATGGAGGTGTTGCCTTGTTCTCCCGCGCTCGATTGCCAGCTGGTCTTTTCGGGCCTCGACTCGTCTGTTGCAGGTTCTATTGAAACGGAATTTGCACAGGCAGGCTACCTAGTTGTCTCGAATAGCCGCAATCATCGCATGGACCCAGCTGTGCCTCTAGTCATTGGTGAAGTCAATGCTGATCACCTCAACCTGGCCAATGCTCAGAGTCATGGGAAGGGAAAGATTGTGACCAATCCTAACTGTTCAGTCATTGGGCTGGTGCTTGCCTTAAAACCGCTAATGGATCAATTCGGCCTTGAGGCTGTTCAAGTCGTGACTATGCAAGCCATTTCTGGTGCGGGTTACCCTGGGATCGCGAGTTTGGATATCTTTGACAATGTCATACCCTATATAGACGGCGAAGAGGACAAGCTTGAAACGGAGCCTCTAAAAATCCTGGGACGCTTCCAAGAGCAGGCGATTATTCCGGCTGACTTCAAAATCAGCGCCCAGTGCAACCGGGTGGCTGTCACGGATGGGCATATGGCGTGTGTTTCGGTAAAATTGAAGCAAAAGGCTTCTCAGGAAGCACTCATTCAGGCATGGTGCCAGTTTAATGGAGAGCCCCAGCAATTGCAGCTCCCTTCGGCTCCTTTTCAACCCATTCACTATTTCGATCATCCTTCTTATCCCCAAACTAGGCTGCATCGCTCTCTCGACAAGGAAATGGCGGTCAGTATCGGTCGTTTGCGCCCTTGTCCTTTATTGGACTATAAATTTGTCGTTCTTTCGCATAACACTATGCGCGGTGCTGCAGGCTCTGCCCTACTCAATGCCGAGCTGCTCCTCAAAAAAGGATGGATCTACTGGGCAACTTAA
- the holA gene encoding DNA polymerase III subunit delta, which translates to MKYDNSRAFEKHLEGAAPNHFSRLYLILGKDPVEQREAVECTLKALQPSLQAREFALKIMDGNQLTLDVLLSDLYSNTFFADQRIFWIQHADKLKKNLIEALEKYFARISSSQYLILTAPSWMKQTNFYKAVEKEGVILEMAEPKPWEKEKRLVDWATKQLAAKRKVISYQVCQALVKQTGLDSLLLDQELEKLLCYIGERPEITIQDIVKICNYQPSDTVWQLGEAIFRRDAAASIHMAYSMQMDGQPLLPLLRQIRSQFQTQFHVCLLLAQGKTSQEVALEFPYLKGNLLDRTMQQAQRYGLESFRQGLLAIDATEMRAKNSQVDEKLLMELLMIHLTRTDEFYE; encoded by the coding sequence GTGAAATACGATAACAGCCGCGCTTTTGAGAAACATCTGGAAGGGGCGGCTCCGAATCATTTCAGCCGCCTCTATCTTATTTTAGGTAAGGATCCGGTAGAGCAGCGCGAAGCGGTCGAATGTACGCTTAAGGCTTTGCAGCCTTCCCTGCAAGCACGAGAATTTGCCCTTAAAATAATGGATGGCAATCAACTAACCTTAGATGTCTTGTTGAGCGATCTGTATTCAAATACTTTTTTTGCAGATCAACGCATTTTTTGGATTCAACACGCTGATAAGCTAAAGAAGAATCTCATCGAGGCGCTTGAGAAATATTTTGCCCGCATCTCCTCTTCCCAATATTTAATTTTAACGGCTCCGAGCTGGATGAAGCAGACGAACTTTTACAAGGCTGTTGAAAAGGAAGGGGTAATTTTAGAAATGGCAGAGCCTAAGCCATGGGAAAAAGAAAAGCGGCTTGTTGACTGGGCGACAAAGCAATTAGCTGCGAAGCGCAAAGTCATTTCCTATCAAGTGTGCCAGGCCCTTGTCAAGCAAACGGGACTGGATTCTTTGCTATTAGATCAAGAATTGGAAAAATTGCTCTGCTACATTGGCGAGCGCCCAGAAATTACCATTCAAGATATTGTCAAAATTTGCAATTATCAGCCTTCCGATACGGTTTGGCAGCTGGGCGAAGCTATTTTTCGCCGAGATGCGGCAGCATCCATCCATATGGCATATTCTATGCAAATGGACGGACAACCTCTTTTACCTCTTTTGCGACAAATCCGCTCGCAATTTCAGACACAGTTTCACGTTTGCCTATTGCTTGCGCAAGGCAAGACGTCTCAAGAGGTGGCTTTAGAATTTCCCTATCTTAAGGGGAATCTTCTAGATCGTACAATGCAACAAGCGCAGCGGTATGGACTAGAATCTTTTAGACAAGGACTTTTAGCTATCGATGCGACCGAGATGCGAGCTAAAAATTCGCAAGTCGATGAAAAATTATTGATGGAATTATTAATGATTCACTTAACCCGGACAGATGAATTTTATGAGTGA
- a CDS encoding SAM-dependent methyltransferase: protein MSDKPALLLLPNLLGEHRHVEVFLPSSVVKAMRSIDGLIAESEAAGRRYLTQFETKKPAAEIPIALFNEHTPDDHIDFLLEPIINGERWGLVSDAGLPCIADPGSKLVRRARQKSLVVQSFVGPSSILMSLMLSGLPGQKFFFHGYLDREPEKRQAQLKHLVQMGKEEQATQIFMEAPYRNAHTLEAALKVLPNHAWLCVAWDLTMPTQGVITQTVESWKKSTLPNLEKKPAIFLVHLGD from the coding sequence ATGAGTGATAAACCTGCTTTATTATTATTGCCCAATCTATTAGGCGAGCATCGCCATGTAGAAGTTTTCCTACCCTCGAGTGTTGTTAAAGCCATGCGGTCAATCGATGGTTTAATCGCAGAAAGCGAGGCAGCTGGGCGCCGTTATTTAACTCAGTTTGAGACCAAGAAGCCAGCAGCCGAAATCCCGATTGCTCTATTCAATGAGCATACACCCGATGATCACATCGATTTCTTGCTGGAGCCGATCATCAACGGCGAGCGCTGGGGATTGGTCTCCGATGCAGGGCTTCCATGCATCGCAGATCCAGGCTCTAAATTGGTGCGACGTGCGCGTCAAAAAAGCCTAGTTGTGCAAAGCTTTGTGGGCCCATCTTCCATTTTGATGTCCTTGATGCTATCTGGATTGCCTGGCCAGAAGTTCTTTTTCCATGGTTATTTAGATCGCGAACCAGAAAAGCGGCAGGCTCAGCTTAAACATCTTGTACAGATGGGTAAAGAAGAGCAAGCGACGCAAATTTTTATGGAAGCTCCTTACCGCAATGCTCACACGCTCGAGGCTGCTTTAAAAGTACTACCCAATCATGCATGGCTATGTGTGGCCTGGGATTTGACCATGCCGACGCAAGGCGTCATTACGCAAACGGTCGAAAGCTGGAAAAAAAGCACCTTACCCAATTTGGAGAAGAAGCCAGCCATTTTCCTCGTCCACCTAGGCGATTAA
- the hemW gene encoding radical SAM family heme chaperone HemW: MLTIGNPSSKEASLYFHIPFCTRKCEYCHFYVLPDQEPLKNQLLEGFKLEWERMLPFLQDKSIATIYFGGGTPSLFGPDRIRSILEMIHHSLPFDFSQTEITLEVNPENAQPALMQAYAQAGINRASLGIQTLDPDLLTLLGRLHSPSLAIKAVQDTYQAGISNISVDLMYDLPKQSLHHWEMTLEYIRSLPLSHLSLYNLTIEPHTIFFKKQAELTPLLPNEEASLAMYNSAIERLTNFGLEQYEISAFAKPGFYSRHNTGYWTARPFLGFGPSAFSYWQGKRFRNIAHLGKYYRALKSGHSPIDFEEQLDAEAHLKELFVIQIRLCQGILQSEFERRHGALSQETLQTLEYLLQEGFFSHSKGCWKLTKKGILFYDTVATELI; this comes from the coding sequence ATGCTAACGATTGGTAACCCCTCTTCTAAGGAAGCCAGTCTTTACTTTCACATCCCTTTTTGCACGCGCAAATGTGAGTATTGCCACTTTTATGTGCTTCCCGACCAAGAGCCTCTAAAGAATCAATTGCTTGAAGGCTTTAAATTAGAATGGGAGCGTATGCTCCCATTCTTGCAAGACAAGTCGATTGCAACCATCTATTTTGGGGGCGGAACGCCCTCGCTCTTTGGCCCCGATCGAATCCGCTCGATCTTGGAAATGATTCATCACTCTCTCCCCTTCGATTTTTCGCAAACTGAAATCACCCTAGAAGTCAATCCAGAAAATGCACAGCCGGCTTTGATGCAGGCCTATGCGCAAGCCGGGATCAACCGGGCAAGCCTAGGCATTCAAACTCTCGATCCAGATCTATTAACCCTTCTGGGCCGGCTCCACAGCCCCTCACTTGCCATAAAAGCGGTCCAAGACACCTATCAAGCCGGTATAAGCAATATCTCCGTCGATTTAATGTACGACCTGCCCAAACAAAGCCTGCACCACTGGGAAATGACTCTCGAATACATTCGCTCTCTTCCCCTCTCTCATCTTTCCCTTTACAACCTTACCATTGAACCTCACACCATCTTCTTCAAGAAGCAGGCCGAGCTGACCCCCTTACTGCCGAATGAAGAAGCCAGCCTTGCCATGTATAATAGCGCCATCGAGCGCTTGACAAATTTTGGCTTGGAGCAATATGAGATTTCGGCCTTTGCCAAACCTGGATTCTATTCCAGGCACAATACAGGCTACTGGACTGCACGCCCTTTCTTGGGATTCGGCCCCTCGGCCTTTAGTTACTGGCAAGGGAAGCGTTTTCGCAACATTGCCCATTTAGGCAAATACTACCGCGCCCTAAAGTCGGGCCATTCACCCATCGATTTCGAAGAGCAGCTCGATGCCGAGGCACACTTAAAAGAATTATTTGTGATTCAAATCCGCCTCTGCCAAGGGATTTTGCAATCTGAATTTGAAAGACGCCACGGAGCCTTAAGTCAAGAGACATTGCAAACGTTAGAATATCTCCTGCAAGAAGGCTTTTTCAGCCATAGCAAAGGGTGTTGGAAATTGACCAAGAAAGGGATCTTATTTTACGACACGGTAGCCACAGAACTCATTTAG
- a CDS encoding cytochrome c biogenesis protein has product MKTKSVFWALICLTAICVNIVNGSEQDFPVLYKGRFRPADAYARLWLYEPYHSQVIRNEDLTLFKTQSSSALEWLWQLDLAGHIPYDSAPLFWITSADLKQLAHLDPLKNRFSYLELTHSLYHDPATSQAILNRLIAYHYWNALSEASNRGQSEKLELNQLLPGLWVQQSNERLLVTAAPSQSPWPFLKTGYTIDHASQQETSKNRKLADALSHLIQDLRQFSQIEGANGKGEAFKIQVSQLQMLALSPKQIEASLEKEYPLLNRLKNAGMLFKALPSRYNGNDWFSLHALKLQVYDRQSNSLKPIGNFTLYSNEEFEAIRQAYLAFEKELSNPNTAYKKNHSYQELVSALKKGYEQLAGTPFQEAAGKALYYPTFNQLKAESWYYHYSWIKLLIALYALSCLLLICLSKLPPSSWFKKGVIGLLLATFALHTVILLWRCYILNRPPVSNMFETVIYVPWVAVLSALTLTVLRRNPFVLPAASLASMLLLILLELTDLNHSLDQVQAVLDSQFWLLIHVLMVVGSYGVFILGSILGHFYLGSYLYHRAQTKQAALLAQLILQTLYVGTALLITGTILGGIWAAESWGRFWDWDPKESWAFISSCLYLIWIHAYRFHRIGNFGLAFGAVSGFLAISFTWYGVNYILGTGLHSYGFGSGGEGYYYAYLLAEALFLAAALWVYRSGRASSQRLST; this is encoded by the coding sequence ATGAAAACAAAATCAGTATTTTGGGCTTTGATCTGCTTAACCGCCATCTGCGTTAACATTGTAAATGGCAGTGAGCAAGACTTTCCAGTCCTCTACAAAGGACGCTTCCGCCCAGCGGATGCTTATGCCCGTTTGTGGCTCTACGAGCCCTATCACTCTCAAGTTATTCGAAATGAAGATTTAACCTTATTTAAAACCCAGTCTTCATCGGCTCTTGAATGGCTGTGGCAACTCGATCTCGCAGGTCATATACCTTATGACTCTGCTCCTCTTTTTTGGATCACCTCTGCCGATCTCAAGCAACTGGCACACCTTGATCCCTTAAAAAACAGGTTCAGCTACCTTGAACTGACCCATTCCTTATACCACGATCCAGCAACAAGCCAAGCCATCCTCAACCGCTTGATAGCCTACCACTATTGGAATGCCCTATCAGAAGCTTCTAACCGTGGTCAATCTGAAAAGCTTGAGTTGAATCAACTGCTTCCGGGCCTTTGGGTACAGCAAAGCAATGAGCGATTACTGGTCACAGCTGCCCCTTCACAGTCGCCTTGGCCATTCCTAAAGACAGGGTATACTATCGATCACGCCTCTCAACAGGAGACAAGCAAAAACCGCAAACTGGCTGACGCCTTGTCCCACCTTATTCAGGATTTAAGGCAGTTTTCACAGATCGAAGGAGCCAATGGTAAAGGCGAAGCCTTTAAAATCCAAGTCAGCCAACTTCAAATGCTTGCCCTTTCGCCTAAGCAAATCGAAGCTTCGCTCGAAAAAGAGTATCCTCTACTCAACCGTCTAAAAAACGCAGGAATGCTTTTTAAGGCGCTTCCTAGCCGCTATAACGGAAATGATTGGTTTTCGCTCCATGCCCTTAAACTTCAGGTCTATGATAGGCAATCCAACTCATTAAAGCCGATAGGCAATTTCACCCTCTATTCTAATGAAGAATTCGAGGCAATTCGGCAAGCCTACCTGGCTTTTGAAAAGGAGCTATCCAACCCTAACACAGCCTATAAGAAAAATCACTCCTATCAAGAGCTCGTTTCAGCCTTAAAAAAAGGATATGAACAATTAGCCGGGACCCCTTTTCAAGAAGCTGCAGGTAAGGCTCTTTACTATCCAACCTTCAATCAGCTAAAGGCAGAGTCCTGGTATTATCACTATTCCTGGATCAAGCTATTGATCGCTCTTTACGCCCTTAGCTGCCTCTTGCTAATCTGTTTGTCTAAGCTTCCACCCTCCTCATGGTTCAAAAAAGGAGTGATCGGCTTGCTTCTCGCAACTTTTGCCCTGCATACCGTCATTCTGCTATGGCGTTGCTACATTCTCAATCGCCCTCCAGTCTCAAACATGTTTGAAACCGTGATCTATGTCCCATGGGTAGCAGTTCTCTCAGCCCTTACCTTAACAGTGTTGCGCCGCAATCCTTTTGTCCTGCCAGCTGCATCCCTGGCTTCTATGCTTTTGCTCATCTTGCTCGAGTTAACCGACCTCAACCATAGCTTAGATCAAGTCCAAGCCGTTTTAGATTCACAATTTTGGCTCCTCATTCATGTCTTGATGGTCGTTGGAAGCTATGGGGTCTTCATCTTAGGATCGATTTTAGGCCATTTTTACCTGGGTTCCTATCTCTATCATCGCGCCCAAACAAAACAGGCGGCTCTCTTAGCGCAGCTCATTCTGCAGACCCTTTACGTCGGCACGGCTCTTTTAATCACAGGAACCATCTTAGGAGGAATCTGGGCGGCAGAAAGCTGGGGCCGTTTTTGGGATTGGGATCCCAAAGAATCATGGGCCTTTATTTCGAGCTGCCTCTATCTCATCTGGATTCACGCCTATCGTTTTCATCGCATTGGCAACTTTGGCTTAGCATTTGGAGCCGTCAGCGGCTTTTTGGCCATCAGCTTCACTTGGTACGGAGTCAATTACATCTTGGGCACAGGTTTGCATAGCTATGGTTTTGGATCTGGCGGAGAGGGCTATTACTACGCCTATCTTTTAGCAGAGGCGCTCTTCTTGGCAGCCGCCCTTTGGGTGTATCGAAGCGGTCGCGCTTCAAGCCAGAGGCTCTCCACATGA